One genomic region from Clostridium saccharobutylicum DSM 13864 encodes:
- a CDS encoding LacI family DNA-binding transcriptional regulator, translating into MDRKVTIQDIANMVNVSKSSVSRYLNNGYVSEENAKKIKEAIEKTGFQTNFFAKRLKTKRSKLIGIVLPRMDSVTVGKLLTGINRRLEENDYQGLILISNLSIEKELENIKSLYQQGVDGIIINSIAITKEHIKLVNKLNVPMIFTGQKNEFTDYIKIDDYEAGRIMGNYFKEKGHRNVVFAGVTEEDKAVGVERKSGFIDAFTENNPESSVDFIETGFSFEKSYEMAKEMMKFSPTGIVCATDNICLGILRYLHENNIKVPDEISLAGFGGYDVGSVLYPTLTTVAFNYDLVGVNTAQGILDLIEGKKLDKHNNVPLKLIERESVRIFSSK; encoded by the coding sequence ATGGATCGAAAAGTTACAATTCAAGACATTGCTAACATGGTTAATGTATCCAAAAGCAGTGTTTCTAGATATTTAAATAATGGGTATGTAAGTGAAGAAAATGCTAAAAAGATAAAAGAAGCCATTGAAAAGACTGGCTTTCAAACTAATTTTTTTGCAAAGAGATTAAAAACTAAAAGAAGTAAGCTAATTGGTATTGTGTTACCGAGAATGGATTCAGTTACAGTTGGAAAATTGTTAACTGGAATTAACAGGAGGCTGGAAGAAAATGATTATCAAGGTTTAATATTGATAAGTAATTTAAGTATTGAAAAAGAACTAGAGAATATAAAGAGTCTATATCAACAAGGTGTTGATGGAATCATTATTAATTCTATTGCTATTACTAAGGAACATATAAAATTAGTTAATAAATTAAATGTTCCAATGATTTTTACAGGACAAAAAAATGAATTCACTGATTACATTAAGATAGATGACTATGAAGCTGGAAGAATTATGGGGAATTATTTTAAAGAAAAAGGCCATAGAAATGTTGTTTTTGCAGGTGTAACAGAAGAAGATAAAGCAGTTGGCGTGGAACGTAAATCTGGATTTATAGATGCTTTTACTGAAAATAATCCAGAAAGTAGTGTTGATTTTATAGAGACTGGATTCTCGTTTGAAAAGTCATATGAAATGGCAAAGGAAATGATGAAGTTTAGTCCAACAGGAATAGTTTGTGCAACTGATAATATATGCTTAGGAATACTTAGATATCTGCATGAAAATAATATTAAGGTTCCCGATGAAATTTCATTAGCTGGATTTGGAGGATATGATGTTGGAAGTGTTTTATATCCTACACTTACTACTGTAGCATTTAATTATGATTTAGTAGGAGTCAATACAGCTCAGGGAATTTTAGATCTGATTGAAGGAAAGAAGTTAGATAAACATAATAATGTACCATTAAAGCTCATAGAAAGAGAAAGTGTAAGAATTTTTAGTAGCAAATAA
- a CDS encoding sucrose-specific PTS transporter subunit IIBC, which yields MKENVVAKEILENIGGKENIKSVEHCATRLRLILKDKEKINEKAIENIDGVKGQFFAAAQYQIILGTGFVNKVYDVIVKGEENLANSSAKQDAYSDMTLLQKISRTFGDVFVPIIPVLVATGLFMGVRGLLQNLGVQMGDNFVLFTQVLTDTAFAFLPALVAWSTMKKFGGTPVIGIVIGLMLVSPSLPNAYAVAAGTATPINLSILGITIPVVGYQGSVLPALVLGIIAAKTQKALKKVVPDVLDLIVTPFVTLLFSMILGLLIVGPIMHNAEQLIFGAIKSFMDLPFGIGGLIIGGVHQIIVVTGVHHALNALEVELLASTGKDAFNAMITCGIVAQGAAALAVAFKTKDKKKRSLYISSAIPAFLGITEPAIFGVNLRFIKPFAFGCVGGAAGGMISGMLHLAGTGMGVTAIPGMLLYMNSLGSYILVNAVAIAVSFCLTYFFFKTEE from the coding sequence ATGAAAGAAAATGTAGTAGCAAAAGAGATATTAGAGAATATCGGTGGAAAAGAAAACATTAAATCCGTTGAACATTGTGCCACTAGATTGAGACTTATATTAAAAGATAAGGAAAAGATTAATGAAAAAGCTATTGAAAATATTGATGGAGTTAAAGGACAATTTTTTGCAGCAGCACAATATCAAATAATCCTTGGAACAGGATTTGTTAATAAGGTATATGATGTAATCGTTAAAGGAGAAGAAAATTTAGCAAATAGTAGTGCAAAACAAGATGCTTATAGTGATATGACATTATTACAAAAGATTTCAAGAACATTTGGGGATGTATTTGTTCCAATAATTCCTGTATTAGTTGCGACAGGATTATTTATGGGAGTAAGAGGACTTCTACAAAACTTAGGTGTACAGATGGGTGATAATTTTGTTCTTTTCACTCAAGTATTAACTGATACTGCGTTTGCATTTTTACCAGCTCTAGTTGCTTGGTCAACAATGAAAAAGTTTGGTGGGACACCAGTTATAGGTATAGTAATAGGATTGATGCTTGTATCACCAAGCTTACCAAATGCTTATGCAGTAGCAGCAGGAACTGCCACTCCAATTAACCTTTCTATACTAGGAATAACTATTCCGGTTGTAGGATATCAAGGTTCTGTATTACCTGCTTTAGTACTTGGAATTATTGCAGCTAAAACTCAAAAGGCACTTAAGAAAGTTGTGCCAGATGTATTAGACTTAATAGTTACACCATTTGTTACTTTATTATTCTCAATGATATTAGGATTATTAATAGTTGGACCAATCATGCATAATGCTGAACAATTAATATTTGGTGCTATTAAGAGCTTTATGGATCTTCCATTTGGAATAGGTGGTCTTATCATTGGAGGTGTTCATCAAATTATCGTTGTTACAGGAGTTCATCACGCATTAAATGCTTTAGAAGTTGAATTATTAGCAAGTACAGGAAAAGATGCATTTAACGCAATGATAACTTGTGGTATTGTAGCTCAAGGAGCAGCAGCATTAGCAGTAGCATTTAAGACAAAAGATAAAAAGAAACGTTCATTATATATTTCATCAGCAATACCAGCTTTCTTAGGAATTACTGAACCAGCAATCTTCGGAGTTAATTTAAGATTTATAAAACCATTTGCATTTGGTTGTGTAGGTGGAGCAGCTGGTGGTATGATTTCAGGAATGCTTCATTTAGCAGGTACTGGAATGGGAGTTACAGCTATTCCTGGTATGTTATTATACATGAACAGCTTAGGTAGCTACATTTTAGTTAATGCAGTAGCAATAGCAGTATCATTCTGCTTAACATATTTCTTCTTTAAGACAGAAGAATAA
- a CDS encoding helix-turn-helix domain-containing protein codes for MGVNDIIKVGDNIKSLRKEKRISQKDMAAILKIPYSTYSNYENNNREPSAEMLNKIAKALNVNLSYLLGIQSHLKNASTVHRCLPDDNESISKIASIIKLCGFKINFNEFIGTDDEAEESLKIAIENDTIPLVYINDEKNTLNLTNSEFKEFTDKILHYVKFEMNELIKNK; via the coding sequence ATGGGCGTTAATGATATTATTAAAGTTGGTGATAATATTAAATCTTTACGAAAAGAGAAAAGAATATCTCAAAAGGATATGGCAGCTATACTTAAGATACCTTACTCAACATATTCAAATTACGAAAATAATAATAGAGAACCTAGCGCTGAAATGTTAAATAAAATAGCAAAAGCCCTTAATGTTAATTTATCTTATCTTCTAGGAATCCAAAGTCATCTTAAAAATGCATCTACAGTACATAGATGTTTACCTGATGATAATGAAAGTATTAGTAAAATAGCAAGTATTATAAAACTATGTGGATTTAAAATTAATTTTAATGAATTCATAGGAACAGATGATGAAGCTGAAGAGTCCCTTAAAATTGCTATTGAAAATGATACAATTCCTCTAGTCTATATTAATGATGAAAAAAACACCTTGAATTTAACTAATTCTGAATTCAAAGAATTTACTGATAAGATTTTGCACTATGTTAAATTTGAAATGAACGAACTAATTAAAAATAAATAA
- a CDS encoding IS3 family transposase, whose amino-acid sequence MNHSFYNAKRLQKNLKDLTPIEYRNQILV is encoded by the coding sequence ATTAATCATAGTTTTTATAACGCAAAAAGATTGCAGAAAAACTTAAAAGATCTGACTCCTATTGAATATAGAAATCAGATCTTGGTTTGA
- a CDS encoding ABC transporter ATP-binding protein, which yields MRGPRSSRGHAKMSKDSLKTLKRLLVYVLKEYKLLFSIVVITIIISSLANVIGTTLLKNLIDDYISPLLNTQQKDFGPLLKMITSMALIYYVGVIATYAFSRMMIIVSQGSLKKIRDNMFSHMETLPIKYFDTHAHGDLMSLYTNDTDALRQMISQGIPQLLSAIITVIGVFIAMIRLSLPLIVIEILIILLMLKVTKFIGSKSGKYFGLQQKDLGAVNGYIEEMMEGQKVVKVFCHEEEAKQDFDKLNDMLFNSANNANKYANVLMPIMSNIGYINYVAVSIFGSVLAIGGFGGFTLGGLAAFLQLTRTFSQTVNQMAQQFNFVIMALAGAERIFKLIDEKKEMDEGYVTLVNAKENKNGEIEECKERTGMWAWKHPHRDGTTTYTKLNGEVVFDDVDFGYNDEKIILHNIKLYAKPGQKIAFVGATGAGKTTITNLINRFYDIQDGKIRYDGININKIKKEDLRSSLGIVLQDAHLFTGTVADNIRYGKLNASDEEVHVAAKLANADQFIKHLPKGYDTILTGDGGNLSQGQRQLLTIARAAIADPPVLILDEATSSIDTRTEKIVQDGMDKLMKGRTVFVIAHRLSTIKNSDVIMVLDQGRIIERGNHDDLIEQKGKYYQLYTGAFELS from the coding sequence ATGCGTGGGCCTCGTAGCTCACGTGGACATGCCAAAATGAGTAAAGATTCTTTAAAGACATTAAAAAGATTATTAGTGTATGTGCTTAAAGAATATAAATTGTTATTTTCTATAGTAGTAATAACTATTATCATAAGTTCTCTTGCTAATGTTATTGGTACAACATTATTAAAAAATTTAATTGATGACTATATATCACCATTATTAAATACACAACAAAAAGATTTTGGACCATTGCTTAAAATGATAACTAGTATGGCATTGATTTATTATGTTGGAGTTATTGCAACATATGCATTTAGCCGTATGATGATAATAGTTTCTCAAGGATCACTAAAAAAAATAAGAGATAATATGTTTTCTCATATGGAGACTTTGCCAATAAAATACTTTGATACTCATGCTCATGGAGACTTAATGAGTCTTTATACCAATGATACAGATGCTTTAAGACAAATGATAAGCCAAGGCATACCACAATTGTTATCAGCAATTATAACTGTTATAGGTGTATTTATTGCTATGATACGTCTAAGTTTGCCACTAATAGTAATTGAAATATTAATTATCCTATTAATGCTTAAAGTAACTAAATTTATTGGATCTAAAAGTGGAAAGTACTTTGGACTTCAACAAAAGGATTTAGGTGCAGTTAATGGTTATATAGAAGAGATGATGGAAGGTCAAAAAGTTGTAAAAGTCTTTTGCCATGAAGAAGAAGCAAAGCAAGATTTTGATAAATTAAATGATATGCTTTTTAATAGTGCAAATAATGCAAATAAATACGCTAATGTTTTAATGCCTATTATGAGTAACATAGGATATATAAATTATGTAGCTGTTTCTATTTTTGGTTCAGTTCTTGCAATTGGAGGTTTTGGAGGTTTTACTCTTGGAGGTCTTGCAGCTTTCTTACAATTAACAAGAACTTTCAGTCAAACAGTAAACCAAATGGCTCAACAATTTAACTTTGTTATAATGGCATTAGCAGGAGCAGAACGTATCTTTAAGCTTATTGATGAGAAAAAAGAAATGGATGAAGGATATGTTACTTTAGTTAATGCAAAAGAAAATAAAAATGGAGAAATAGAAGAATGTAAGGAACGTACTGGAATGTGGGCTTGGAAGCATCCACATAGGGATGGTACAACTACTTATACAAAGCTTAATGGTGAAGTAGTATTTGATGATGTCGATTTCGGTTATAATGATGAGAAGATTATATTACACAATATAAAGCTTTATGCAAAACCTGGACAAAAAATAGCCTTTGTAGGGGCTACAGGTGCAGGAAAAACAACTATTACTAATTTAATTAATCGTTTCTATGATATTCAAGATGGAAAAATTAGATATGACGGTATTAACATTAATAAGATTAAAAAAGAGGATTTAAGAAGTTCATTGGGCATAGTACTTCAAGATGCTCATTTATTTACAGGAACTGTTGCAGATAATATCAGATATGGTAAATTAAATGCAAGTGATGAGGAAGTGCATGTAGCAGCAAAACTTGCAAATGCAGATCAGTTTATAAAACATCTACCAAAGGGATATGATACAATTCTTACAGGGGATGGAGGAAATCTTTCTCAAGGACAAAGACAGCTATTAACAATCGCTAGAGCAGCTATAGCAGATCCACCAGTTTTAATACTTGATGAAGCAACATCTAGCATTGATACGAGAACAGAAAAAATTGTTCAAGATGGTATGGATAAGCTTATGAAGGGAAGAACTGTTTTTGTAATTGCTCATAGGCTTTCTACAATTAAGAATTCTGATGTAATTATGGTACTAGATCAAGGTAGAATAATTGAAAGAGGAAATCATGATGATTTAATTGAACAGAAAGGTAAATATTATCAACTTTATACTGGAGCTTTTGAATTATCATAA
- a CDS encoding ABC transporter ATP-binding protein, which yields MIKKLTNYIAEFKRDTILTPIFVGLEAIMETIIPLIMSLIIDNGVNKADMKYVYIYGAIMICVSFISLACGALSGKYAASASTGFARNLRRGMYYNIQEYSFSNIDKYSTAGLITRLTTDVTNVQNAFQMLIRMFVRAPFMLIFAMAMSFYINAKLALVFLGAIVFLGAALYFIMTKAHPYFMEVFKKYDDLNASVQENLTAIRTVKAYVREDHETNKFYKASETLYKFFIRAEKLIIINAPAMQFAVYTCILLLSWLGAKMIVSNTMTTGELMSMFAYTTNIMISLMMMSFVFVMVIMSKSSAERIIEVLDEKSDLTNCENPICEVKDGSIAFNNVSFSYSKNKDKCVLEDVNIKINSGETIGIIGGTGSAKSTLVQLIPRLYDTTDGNVEVGGVDVRNYDIETLRDEVSMVLQKNVLFSGTIKENLRWGKKDATDEEIIKACRQAQAEEFIENFPHKYDTYIEQGGSNVSGGQKQRLCIARALLKKPKILILDDSTSAVDTKTDALIRKAFKETIPDTTKIIIAQRISSVEDADRIIVLDDGKIDGFGTHNELLESNAIYREVYESQMKGADNSESK from the coding sequence TTCCACTTATAATGTCATTAATAATTGATAATGGAGTAAACAAAGCTGATATGAAATATGTATATATTTATGGAGCTATAATGATATGCGTATCATTTATATCTCTTGCATGTGGTGCTTTATCGGGGAAATATGCCGCAAGTGCATCAACTGGTTTTGCAAGAAATTTGAGGAGAGGAATGTATTACAACATTCAAGAATATTCTTTTTCAAATATAGACAAGTATTCTACAGCTGGACTTATAACTAGACTTACAACAGATGTAACAAATGTTCAAAATGCGTTTCAAATGTTGATAAGAATGTTTGTTAGAGCACCGTTTATGCTTATTTTTGCAATGGCAATGAGCTTTTATATCAATGCAAAATTAGCCTTAGTATTTTTGGGAGCAATAGTTTTTTTAGGTGCTGCATTGTATTTTATAATGACAAAAGCGCATCCATATTTCATGGAAGTTTTTAAGAAGTATGATGATCTAAACGCAAGTGTACAAGAAAATCTAACTGCGATTAGAACTGTAAAGGCTTATGTAAGAGAAGATCATGAAACAAATAAGTTTTACAAAGCATCTGAAACTTTATATAAATTCTTTATAAGAGCTGAAAAGTTAATAATAATTAATGCACCAGCAATGCAATTTGCAGTTTATACTTGTATTTTACTTTTATCTTGGCTTGGAGCAAAGATGATTGTTTCGAATACAATGACAACTGGAGAGTTAATGAGTATGTTTGCTTATACAACTAATATAATGATAAGTCTTATGATGATGTCTTTTGTATTTGTAATGGTAATTATGTCAAAATCATCAGCAGAAAGAATTATAGAAGTATTAGATGAAAAAAGTGATCTAACAAATTGTGAAAATCCAATTTGTGAAGTAAAAGATGGATCTATAGCATTTAATAATGTTAGTTTTTCATATAGCAAAAATAAGGATAAATGTGTTTTAGAAGATGTAAATATTAAAATCAATTCGGGTGAAACTATAGGTATCATAGGCGGAACTGGTAGTGCTAAATCTACATTGGTTCAACTTATTCCAAGATTGTATGACACAACAGATGGAAATGTTGAAGTCGGCGGAGTTGATGTAAGAAATTATGATATAGAAACTCTTAGAGATGAAGTTTCAATGGTATTACAAAAGAATGTATTATTTTCTGGAACAATAAAAGAAAATCTAAGATGGGGGAAAAAGGATGCAACTGATGAAGAAATAATCAAAGCTTGTAGACAAGCTCAAGCAGAAGAATTTATTGAAAATTTCCCACATAAATATGATACTTACATTGAACAAGGTGGAAGCAACGTATCTGGAGGACAAAAACAAAGATTATGTATTGCAAGAGCTCTTCTTAAGAAACCTAAAATATTAATATTAGATGACTCAACAAGTGCCGTAGATACAAAAACTGATGCTTTAATTAGAAAAGCATTTAAAGAAACAATTCCAGATACAACTAAGATTATTATTGCACAACGTATTTCTTCAGTAGAAGATGCAGATAGAATTATTGTATTAGATGATGGAAAAATAGATGGCTTTGGAACTCACAATGAGTTGTTAGAATCCAATGCTATATATCGTGAAGTTTATGAATCTCAAATGAAAGGAGCTGATAATAGTGAGTCAAAATAA